The Papio anubis isolate 15944 unplaced genomic scaffold, Panubis1.0 scaffold211, whole genome shotgun sequence genome window below encodes:
- the LOC101017138 gene encoding uncharacterized protein LOC101017138, translating into MAEEQQQPPPQQPDAHQQLPPSAPNSGVALPALVPGLPGTEASALQHKIKNSICRRRRKKCIVNFHQTDIQTDIVRPHKPLLKTVI; encoded by the exons ATGGCAGAGGAACAACAACAGCCGCCACCACAGCAGCCTGATGCCCATCAGCAGCTTCCCCCCAGCGCCCCCAACTCGGGGGTGGCCCTGCCAGCCCTTGTGCCCGGGCTGCCAGGGACAGAGGCCAGCGCGCTGCAACACAAGATCAAGAACTCCATCTG CCGTAGAAGGAGGAAGAAGTGTATTGTGAATTTTCACCAAACAGATATCCAAACAGATATT GTGAGACCTCATAAACCTCTTCTTAAAACGGTCATATAA